A region of Ochotona princeps isolate mOchPri1 chromosome 2, mOchPri1.hap1, whole genome shotgun sequence DNA encodes the following proteins:
- the SLC5A9 gene encoding sodium/glucose cotransporter 4, translating into MSQERATMGPGASEAGDRLEAAPQSALGPGVSLHTYDIVVVVIYFVFVLAVGIWSSIRASRGTIGGYFLAGRSMSWWPIGASLMSSNVGSGLFIGLAGTGAASGLAVGGFEWNATWLLLALGWVFVPVYIAAGVVTMPQYLRKRFGGQRIQVYLSLLSLIIYIFTKISTDIFSGALFIQIALGWDLYLSTVILLVVTAVYTIAGGLMAVIYTDALQTLIMVVGALVLMFLGFQEVGWYPGLQERYRLAIPNVTVPNTTCHLPRPDAFHMLRDPVSGDIPWPGLIFGLTVLATWCWCTDQVIVQRSLSAKSLSHAKGGSVLGGYLKIMPTFFIVMPGMISRALYPDEVGCVDPDICQRVCGARVGCSNIAYPKLVMELMPIGLRGLMIAVMMAALMSSLTSTFNSSSTLFAIDIWRRLRRKATEQELMVVGRVFVVFLVVVSILWIPLIQSSNSGQLFDYIQSVTSYLAPPITALFLLAIFCKRVTEPGAFWGLMFGLGVGLVRMILEFCLPAPACGEVDRRPAVLKDFHYLYFALLLCGLTAIVIIAVSLCTAPIPEEKLARLTWWTRECPHPGLQEEVFESSLGTSERPVEECPGGSGAAENSSQGKEQPGALCRSWGKLLWSWFCGLSRNPEQTLSPSEKAALEQKLTSIEEEPLWRSVCDINAVILLAINIFLWGYFA; encoded by the exons ATGAGCCAGGAGCGAGCAACAATGGGACCTGGAGCTTCAGAGGCGGGGGACAGGCTGGAGGCGGCTCCACAGTCAGCGCTGGGCCCTGGAGTCAGCCTGCATACCTATGACATCGTGGTGGTCGTCATCTACTTCGTGTTTGTCCTGGCCGTGGGGATCTGG TCGTCCATCCGTGCAAGCCGAGGGACCATTGGCGGCTACTTCTTGGCAGGAAGATCTATGAGTTGGTGGCCG ATCGGAGCATCTCTGATGTCCAGCAATGTGGGCAGTGGCTTGTTCATTGGTCTGGCTGGGACAGGGGCTGCTAGTGGCCTTGCCGTGGGAGGCTTCGAGTGGAAT GCAACCTGGCTGCTCCTGGCCCTAGGCTGGGTCTTTGTCCCCGTGTACATCGCAGCCGGCGTGGTCACCATGCCACAGTACTTAAGGAAGCGATTTGGAGGCCAGAGGATCCAGGTGTACTTGTCTCTGCTGTCTCTCATCATCTACATCTTCACCAAGATCTCG ACCGACATCTTCTCCGGAGCTCTGTTCATCCAGATAGCTTTGGGCTGGGACCTGTATCTCTCCACGGTGATCCTGCTGGTGGTCACGGCAGTCTACACCATCGCAG GGGGCCTCATGGCTGTGATCTACACAGACGCACTGCAGACGCTGATCATGGTTGTGGGAGCCCTGGTCCTCATGTTTCTGG GCTTTCAGGAGGTAGGCTGGTACCCAGGCCTGCAAGAGCGGTACAGGCTGGCCATCCCTAATGTCACAGTCCCCAATACCACCTGTCACCTCCCACGGCCAGACGCCTTCCACATGCTTCGAGACCCTGTGAGCGGGGACATTCCATGGCCAGGTCTCATTTTTGGACTTACGGTGCTGGCCACGTGGTGCTGGTGCACGGACCAG GTCATCGTGCAGCGGTCGCTCTCCGCCAAGAGTCTGTCCCATGCCAAGGGAGGCTCCGTGCTAGGGGGCTACCTGAAAATCATGCCCACGTTCTTCATCGTCATGCCTGGCATGATCAGCCGGGCCCTGTACCCAG ATGAGGTGGGCTGTGTGGACCCTGACATCTGCCAGAGGGTCTGTGGGGCCAGAGTGGGATGTTCCAATATTGCTTACCCCAAGCTGGTCATGGAGCTTATGCCCATTG GTCTGCGGGGCCTGATGATCGCCGTGATGATGGCTGCCCTCATGAGCTCACTCACCTCCAccttcaacagcagcagcacgttGTTTGCCATCGACATTTGGCGGCGTCTCCGCAGGAAGGCCACGGAGCAGGAGCTGATGGTGGTGGGCAG GGTGTTTGTGGTGTTCCTGGTGGTCGTCAGCATCCTCTGGATCCCCCTCATCCAGAGCTCCAACAGTGGGCAGCTCTTTGACTACATCCAGTCTGTCACCAGCTACCTTGCTCCGCCCATCACTGCCCTCTTCCTGCTGGCCATCTTCTGCAAGCGGGTCACAGAGCCG GGGGCTTTCTGGGGCCTCATGTTTGGCCTGGGAGTGGGGCTTGTGCGCATGATCCTCGAGTTCTGCTTGCCGGCCCCCGCCTGTGGGGAGGTGGACCGGAGGCCTGCGGTGCTGAAGGACTTCCACTACCTGTACTTCGCGCTGCTCCTGTGCGGGCTCACGGCCATCGTCATCATCGCCGTCAGCCTCTGCACAGCCCCCATCCCTGAGGAAAAG CTTGCTCGCCTGACCTGGTGGACCCGTGAGTGTCCCCACCCTGGATTACAAGAGGAGGTCTTTGAGAGCTCTCTGGGGACATCAGAGAGGCCAGTGGAGGAGTGCCCTggtggaagcggagcagcagagaACTCCAGCCAGGGCAAGGAGCAGCCGGGAG CCCTATGCAGGTCCTGGGGAAAGCTGCTCTGGAGCTGGTTCTGTGGGCTCTCTAGGAACCCAGAGCAGACCCTGAGCCCATCAGAGAAGGCTGCCCTTGAGCAGAAGCTGACCAGCATCGAGGAGGAGCCGCTCTGGAGGAGTGTCTGTGACATCAACGCCGTGATCCTGCTGGCCATCAACATCTTCCTCTGGGGCTACTTTGCATGA